The Anaeromicrobium sediminis genome includes a window with the following:
- a CDS encoding CD1871A family CXXC motif-containing protein has protein sequence MITKLSLIISILMMGLGATRGEVSSILIKSINICLECIGVG, from the coding sequence ATGATCACTAAATTATCTCTCATAATAAGTATTTTAATGATGGGATTAGGCGCTACTAGAGGGGAAGTCTCTAGCATATTAATTAAATCCATAAATATATGCCTTGAATGTATAGGAGTTGGTTAA
- a CDS encoding TlpA family protein disulfide reductase: MKRIIGFILITTLMFGLMGCTGKEEVDSSVDENPLANKSFASFETKDLKGNEVTEEIFKDKKLTIVNIWGTFCSPCIEEMPELQKIYDNYKDQGVNVVGIISDISLKNSTDEADNIVSKTEVKYTNLLCDKNLNDLTDNFSYVPVTLFVDSEGKILEIFVPGRATYTNLSNIIDDILKGDN, from the coding sequence ATGAAAAGAATTATTGGTTTTATATTAATAACCACACTAATGTTTGGTCTTATGGGGTGTACTGGAAAGGAAGAAGTAGATTCTAGTGTGGATGAAAATCCTCTGGCTAATAAGAGTTTCGCATCCTTTGAAACAAAGGATTTAAAAGGAAATGAAGTAACAGAAGAAATATTTAAAGATAAGAAATTAACTATAGTTAACATATGGGGTACATTTTGTAGTCCCTGTATAGAGGAAATGCCTGAGCTACAAAAAATTTATGATAATTATAAGGATCAGGGAGTAAATGTAGTTGGTATAATAAGTGATATATCCTTAAAAAATTCCACTGATGAGGCCGATAATATTGTATCAAAAACAGAAGTTAAATATACAAATTTATTATGTGATAAAAATCTAAATGATCTTACAGATAATTTTTCTTACGTTCCTGTAACTTTATTTGTAGATTCAGAGGGAAAAATATTAGAAATTTTCGTACCGGGAAGAGCCACATACACAAATTTATCCAATATAATAGATGATATCTTAAAGGGTGATAATTAA
- a CDS encoding rhodanese-like domain-containing protein, whose amino-acid sequence MNKRILGVILIVVLSLGTFVGCGTSSAAKKIGTAPDGNEVKIEAAAIKLAKGQKAGGYDLVSGEELKKWIDEGKDMVIIDTMPNDFYKKGHIPTALNGVMPKKSIDDATKEEKEAFIKLLGDDKEKTIVVYCGFTACGRSHVGAALAKSLGYKNVYRLPGGIIGWQDGKYEVEK is encoded by the coding sequence ATGAATAAAAGAATATTAGGAGTAATCCTAATTGTTGTGTTATCACTTGGAACATTTGTAGGTTGTGGAACTTCTTCTGCAGCAAAGAAAATAGGTACAGCTCCAGATGGAAATGAAGTTAAAATTGAGGCAGCTGCCATTAAGCTAGCTAAGGGTCAAAAGGCTGGCGGATATGACTTAGTCAGTGGAGAAGAACTTAAAAAATGGATAGATGAAGGAAAAGATATGGTAATCATAGATACTATGCCGAATGATTTTTACAAAAAAGGTCACATACCAACAGCCTTAAATGGAGTAATGCCTAAGAAGTCTATAGATGATGCTACTAAGGAAGAAAAGGAAGCATTTATAAAATTATTAGGTGATGACAAAGAAAAGACTATAGTTGTATATTGTGGATTCACTGCTTGTGGAAGAAGTCATGTGGGAGCAGCCCTTGCAAAGTCTTTAGGATATAAAAATGTATACCGTCTTCCTGGTGGAATTATTGGATGGCAAGATGGAAAGTATGAAGTAGAAAAATAA
- a CDS encoding 4Fe-4S binding protein, with amino-acid sequence MRKAVQIIWTIITNGYVPGFIKGTIYRGATKKFCVPGLNCYSCPGALGSCPIGSLQAVIGSIKYSISYYVLGFLFLIGTIGGRFVCGWLCPFGLIQELLYKFPSKKRVLYDKLKYIKYGVLIIFVILMPMLFTNKLGMGNPAFCKYICPAGTLEGGIPLLITNPALRKSIGLLFTLKFSILIITLVSSIIYFRPFCKVLCPLGAIYSLFNSISFYRLEVDSNECISCGLCSKACKMNVVPCKNPNALECIRCNDCMDICPTDAITCNMNIPNKKKGVFNNE; translated from the coding sequence ATGAGAAAAGCTGTCCAAATTATATGGACTATTATTACAAATGGATACGTTCCTGGCTTTATAAAGGGTACTATCTACAGAGGGGCTACAAAGAAATTTTGTGTTCCTGGATTAAACTGTTATTCCTGCCCTGGAGCATTAGGCTCTTGTCCAATAGGTTCCCTTCAAGCAGTTATAGGAAGTATAAAATATTCTATTTCCTATTATGTCCTAGGTTTTTTATTTTTAATAGGTACCATAGGAGGGAGATTTGTATGTGGATGGCTTTGCCCCTTTGGACTTATACAGGAATTATTATATAAATTTCCTTCCAAGAAAAGGGTTTTATATGATAAATTAAAATATATAAAGTATGGAGTATTAATCATATTCGTAATACTAATGCCCATGTTATTTACTAATAAATTGGGCATGGGAAATCCGGCCTTTTGTAAATACATATGCCCCGCTGGTACTTTAGAAGGAGGTATTCCCCTTTTAATTACAAACCCAGCTTTGAGAAAAAGTATTGGACTTTTATTTACTTTAAAATTTAGCATATTAATTATTACTCTAGTGAGTTCAATAATATACTTTAGGCCCTTTTGTAAGGTCTTATGTCCCTTGGGGGCCATATACTCCCTATTTAATTCTATAAGTTTTTATAGATTAGAAGTAGATTCAAATGAATGCATTAGTTGTGGCCTTTGCTCTAAGGCATGCAAAATGAACGTGGTACCTTGTAAAAATCCAAATGCTTTAGAATGCATTAGATGCAATGATTGTATGGATATATGTCCTACTGATGCAATAACATGTAACATGAATATTCCTAATAAAAAGAAAGGAGTTTTTAATAATGAATAA
- a CDS encoding YciI family protein: MKKGDRLFARIDYRIKGNEFGPKDFDDHTEYLEGVSRERYFAGGGFAAKDGGMILFKAKDIEEAKAICDKDPIIDRKLYKYELYEWNLVIVSDEE, translated from the coding sequence ATGAAAAAGGGCGATAGATTATTTGCTAGAATTGATTATCGAATAAAGGGAAATGAATTTGGGCCTAAGGATTTTGATGATCATACAGAGTATTTAGAAGGAGTATCTAGGGAAAGATATTTTGCTGGTGGGGGCTTTGCCGCAAAAGACGGAGGTATGATTTTATTTAAGGCTAAGGACATAGAAGAAGCAAAGGCTATTTGTGATAAGGACCCAATAATTGATAGAAAATTATATAAGTACGAACTTTACGAGTGGAATTTAGTCATCGTATCTGATGAAGAATAA